A segment of the Onychomys torridus chromosome 16, mOncTor1.1, whole genome shotgun sequence genome:
ggagaaagaaagacacactCACCACATGAGGTGTGGGTTAGGTGCTTTTCCCTGACCACATTACCATTCACGGGCTCTTCCTGGCTGACTCAAAGCAAAGCTTCATTATCTGTCTTCTCCACTGTGTAGTGTAACTGTGGACATATTCATACAAGCACACAGAATTCAATCAACAGCTGAAAAGCAATGCTAACAAATGCTATCTATGAATGGGTCTATGATTTGCACATTATTTGGCTCATCTGTGGACTGGAGCACTCCATCCACTTCTGTCATTATTATGAATAATCCAGAAATGGCTGGATGTTATAAAATcagaagcaacaacaaaaacagcctcAGTAACTGATTAAGTCTAGCATTAAGGCTACCTCAGCATTTATTCTTTTATCCTCAGCCCTGGAGCTGGAACAAGAGTACTTAGCTCCAAATCCTGTTACTTCCTTACTTTTAGTCCTGATTCTTCAGCCTCCTCAACTATACAGAATGAAGAGAAGGTGGCATTTCTTAGAGGACAAAAAAGCAGAGCAGGGTCAGAGCATATTAACAGCCAAGCAAGAGTAAGCCAAAAAGGAAAGTTTGTTGTGAGAAGGTTGTGCCAAAAAGCTAATGTCAAGACCTGTCACTTTCTGAGATGACAGTCTTCcatgaaaatacagttttaaaagtaaGATACAACTAAAAGTTTGAGGGTGGAGAAGGTGAGGAACATTAATACTTTGAGGACTTGGTGGCAAATCCAGGAGTCATGAGGCAGTAAAATTACAGATTAGTACTACTGTgagtatttaaaaattcatactgTGGCTAGTGGTTTCTCTCGAAGATTTCCAACTGAAAATAACGGCACATAAGGGAATGTGAGTCCACTAAGAGGTGAATTTGCTCTGACGCCTCTTTGGTTACAGGAAGCTTTGGGAGGCCATAAAAGTTGGCAGGGTTGGAGGGTGCCCAGCACCTTGGCACAAGCAAGCCCCAGGCAATCGCTCACACCTACATAAATAGATAGTCTAAATATGAGGGATGAAAGGAAAGAATGCATATATACCATGTGATACCAAAGACAACTATATCTGGCCTCATCCTTTTATCCTCCTGCACTACATACAGCTTACAGACTCCATAGTTAATCTTGTCATTTTATGCCACCTTACAGAAGCAGAATCAGGGATTGATaataaaaaagccaaaaaagccTGAGGGCTAAAGAGAGTGCCTTGACAGAGTTAAATGTAAAGTTGTAAGCCCTCAAAAGAGCAGAATTGTTACAGAGGGGTAAGTGAGACTAGACAGGGGTGGCCCAGAAGACCACACCAGGAACCCTATATTCTCATGGCAGAGATAAATGAGACAGGAAAAGATACAAGTAGGCAAAGGCTTTCTAAAAGATGGACAACATCCTTTCTATGTCAAAACAAAGGTGGTCATCAATATATTCTAGTAACAATTAAAAGAAACTGAAGtcgctgggcagtgatggcacacgcctttaatccctgcactcgggaggcagagccaggtgaatctctgtgaatttgaggccagcctgggctacagagtgagttccaggaaaggcgtaaaggtacacagagaaaccctgtcttgaaaaaccaaaataaacaaaacaaaacaaaaaaacccaaaaacaaaaactgaagtcATCATCATTGTAATAAAATCCCCCAGCTTAAAAAGCAACTGGCCCGAAAAGATCATGACACTAAGTGATTAAAATGTAACAGGGGGGGGAGGAAAAACTGTGTGAATTACACACAGCACATAAATGCCTGATTTTCACAGAGTTACACTTATGAATCTGACCATCAGTATATTATAAGAGAACCAATACCAACAACACCCCCCATGAAGCACAGTGATAAGCACGTATTTTTATGGATGTGTTTCGGATGGAAAAggatgggagaggggagaggaggcaggaagatgagcgTATTATATACaaagagaaatgacagagaccACCCTCCTTTAGCTCTTcgagctctctttctctttgttttccgcATCTTCTGGATATGCATGCCATGTCAGTCTCTCTTCATAAAATGCTATCACAATTTGTGGACACTTCACATTAGCTTCTTTTGCAAGAACCAGGTCCGCTTCATCCGTGTCTTTcctggaaagaaagaacacagactTAGAAGGAGAAATAAGACAGAGGTATTTGTCTGAATGAGCTCCTCCTTACACTTTGATCTCAAAGTAAAGGGATCTTTACAGGGCTGGAGGTATAACTCAGTGTTGGAACCTCTGTATTTGATCTTTAGTATCAAAAATACGGAAGAaaaagctgaagagatggctgctcctacagaagactcaggttcagtgCCTCgcactcacatggaggcttacaactGTCTCTTTCTCCGCTCTAAGGGttagagctggctcagcagttaagaatgcataCTACTgttcacttgggaggcaaaggcaggtggatttctgagttcaaagccagccaagtctactgcagaggacccaagctcagttcccagttCCCAATacctacatagcagctcacaactgcctgtaatgtCAGTTCCAGGGtgtccaatgcccttttctggcttctgcaggcactgtacacacatggtgcacatacatatattcaggcaaaacatacatacacataaaatgaaatgaaacaaaaaattaatcttaaaagaaaaaggggaggaggggaaagaaaaagaataggggAGAGGGAAAAAATCCAGTCAGGCATAGTGaggacatgcctgtaatcttgtAACTTCAGccctgggaagatggagacaggagaatgagTTCAATATCCTGGACTATACATTGAGgtcaaagccagcttgagctatacTAGACCCTGTCAGAAAGGGAGGAATTACTCCACTTTCTTCCAGAAGTAACTATTTCTGATAAGTATTTTGTGCTTTATTCAGCATTAATCTTAATGCCCTTTGTTGAAATTAATTTCAGTTTTAGACATCTCTCTGTGATCCTGAGCCTCAGTGATAGGAAGAAGCTTTACTTAGCCCTTATCCCATGGTCACAGGCTCACAATCTTACAGCAAATGATTCAGTTCCATGCAAAAAGATGTTTAGGGAATGGCTACAAATATTTTAccctaaattattttttctgacaTGCAGGTTTCTATGATATAATAATACCAAAGCTTGAGAATGTCATAAACCATAATCCCCACTTAATACTGACATCGgtgttgtttaaaaattaaatttaggaCTCTCAATCTCACGCCCTTTCTTTATAACAAAGGAACATAACTGTAGAGTGAGGCCCAACTTCTCTCACCATTTCATTAAGAACATTAAGTCACCACAGGAATCTGTTGCCCCAATGATCTTTTCTGGTTCCAGTCCTCTCTCAAAGCCCCGAGCGATATCATTGCTCTGCTATAAATAGAACAGGAGAGATTAGAGTttacagaaagaataaaatcaaaaacaaaaaaaaaatggttcctcAGAACAACAAATCATAGCCTTTGTTAACATCACTTGACATCATTTGTCATCAATTTAGAAAAATCCTTAGAACTCAAGGAACATATTACTAGATCAACCAGTCACCACAATGTCAAGAGGTATTTATGCAAGAAGATGTAGTTGTTTTTCCTAGTATTCCTTGCAAATGACTAAGGAGGGACCCTAGAAGTCTTTAGCATCCCTTGAGTCTCTGAAGAATCATCTGGTCATTCCTGTAACCCTACCTAGCCTTTAGGACTTCTTCAGTACTTCAAGCTGATCCCTCTACTCCTCTTCCTGAGACACCAGACAAGCTCATTTTCACTCTTAATTTCAGATATGCTTTCTCAACCATAACCTTTTAGAGTTTTatcttaagacttttttttttttttttttgagctaaggatcgaacgcagggccttgcacttgctaggtgagcgctctaccactgagctaaatccccaaccttagaCTTTTATTGTAACAGTGACCCATAGATTTAATATTTCACACAGTCAtctatattgtaaaaaaaaaaaaaaaaaaaaaaaaaaaaaaaaaaaaagaggcaagaaGAATGCAAGACCAATACCCTTAAAAGGGCAAATTTCAAAGATCACAAACACTAGTTTACAAATACTTGGGAAAGGAGCCCCTGATCTGCTCAGCCCCTTGCATCACAGACAGGCTATTAGCATTAATTGGGACTGGATTGAGACTTTAAGCAACTGAACTGCTAACTCATGAGAGGAGTACTGGGACTTGCTCAGGTAATTAATTCCATGATCTACACACAGCAGAGACTGATTCAGGTGTAATGGCACTCATCAGAACAAAAAAGTCTAAATTAGACACATACTATTCTAAAATTTACAAAAGATATTGCAAACTCATTagcaacacaaagaaaaactTAAGATTTTCCAAATGAACCAAATCTTGGGTGTGTGATTTTCCTAACATCTTTCtgatcatctttctttctttctttctttttttttttttttttaagatttatttatttattatgtacacagaaaagggcgccagatctcattacagatggctatgagctaccatgtgggtgctgggaattgaactcaggacctctggaagagtagtcagtgttcttaacctctgagccatctctccagcccccccatcTTACTTTCTTTTGAGATATAAAagcaggccagtgagatggcttgtgGACAAAGGGGCTTGTAggcaacttgagtttgatccctgggattcaCATGGTGGATGGAGAATACCAACTCCTACATGTTCCCTGACCTACACTAGCACATGATGTCCCCCAAcacaatgaacaaataaataaatgaataaatgaaaatttaaaaaataggaacaCAAAAGCTTGCACAGTCCTGGTGGTCCTCAAAGATACCAGAAGCCACAACAGGAAAGAAATTCCAGCCATGAATCAACAGAAAGATACTGGCTTTTTAAGACACAGATTCTTTGGGGCATTTAAGGGGAATAGGTTCCCAGATGCAAACACAGCTGCTCACAGCTGGAATGCTGGCACAGAGACTAAGTCATACATCATTGCTGGCGGCTGGAAACAGTCTACTACAGAGGGagggaaatgaaaaaagaatgttCAAGCTGCTGAAAGGAGTCGAGCTaaggaaaacactaaaatcaTCACTAACAGTAATCTTAAATCAGGCATAAAACCAACCAAGAAATTTCTGCTGCAATGgtctaaagaaataaaatctccCCCATACTTGAAAATACACAACTACTACGTATCATGCCAACTGTCTACCTGACAGCTGCCAGTACTGCTCAGAGTGCTATCAGGGGCCCCAGACAAACATGATGCAAAGGATGTATGGAGGCTGTTTTCAAGGTCAGCAGCTCCAGAACCTAGATAAACATGAAGCCCTCTAAAGTGGCCCTAGACTCCGAGCCAGATTGCTGCCTTTAATAGAACAAAGACCTTGAATTGAAGAAATGTTTACTATCTCTCACAAATACATAGTTAAGTCTTTGGTTGTGTTATTTTGCTATTTCAACTTAACTAGAAAAGAACCAAACGACAAAAGCCAGAATACAACAGCtaaccaaacacaacaacaacaaaggctgGCTGCTTAGTCAGTAAAGGTGCCTGCTTTCAATCCCCAAGACCAAGCTGACCAAAGAAAACAACTGACTTTTCCAAGTTGTTCTCTACCTTTCACACATGTGCAgcagcacacatgctcacatgcacgtgaaaaataataaaatatattaaatatgtaaataaattttaaaaagagcacaGGGAGATCtgaaaggcaaaggcagacagagacTATGGGGCCAGCATGGAACTCATACAGtttgagtttcaggctagccaagactacatagtgagcccctatctcaaacaaaacaaaacaaaacacacacacacacacacacacacaccccacacacaaaaacatcaagTGGTATTTCCTCAGAAAATGTTCCTTAAATTCTTTATCAATATAGTTTATCCTAATGATAATCACACCTTTCCAGAATCTGGCATAAGGTGGCAGCCAGGCATactggctcatgcctttaatcttagggctcaagaggcagagactggaggatctctgtgagttagatgtcagcctggtctacatagcaagctctaggactacatatcctgtctcaaacaaacaaacaaaggttataaaaatacaattaatcaGAGAAAAGAGCAAGACAGGAATAGCCCCCCAGTTCCAGAGGCCAAGAATATATACAAGCCTTTATAGGACCCCAAAGCCTCTACCCACAGAAACTCTGGGTGGTTCTAAGGTGTAGTCAAAGAGTAACAATGTAGAAAAATGGGTATCCAAGTACAATGCAGACTAAACAGGGAATTGATGTAGAAATGCTAcatagaggggttggggatttagctcagtggtagagcacttgcctagcaagcgcaaggccctgggttcgatcctcagctccacaaaaaaaaaaaaaaaaaaagagagaaatgccaTATAGACTCATACttctatattattaaatatattcttcATGACcctgaaataaaatggaaagaggCAAAGCTGGAGGGGTAGAGTGCATTTGTGTAACACTCACACAgcaaagaaacaggagaaaaaagaggCAATATGGTGTTTATGTTACTACCTTCAATCTAAAAACCAGAAAGATAAAAGCAACTGAGTCAAGCTAAACTTCATAATGTTTCCAAACTAATCCATGAATAGACacaaaagaagattaaaaattaatctttttttttttttttttttggagaaagggtttctctgtttaacagctctggctgtcctggaactccttctgtaggccaggctgacattgaactcacagagatctgtctgcttctgcctcctgagtgctgggattaaaggcatgcaccaccactgcccagttaagttttggtttttaataaagTAACAATGTTATCTATTACTCTTATTATTGGTGTGTTCAGGTAGAcaggtgcacatggaggtcaaaggccaacttttcaggagtcagttttctccttccacaatatgagaggatttgaactcatgttgtcaggcttggcaacagacACCTTTATTCATGAGCTATCTCCTTAGCTACTTGGTGCTAGAgttggttcagtggctaagagagcTTCTCTTTTGGAGGAcgcaagtttggttcccaacactcacttctgggagctcacaactgcctgtaactctagctgcaGGGAATCCAACAcattcctctggcctcctcagcatCCAGATACATTTCTATTCACAGGAGGGGGAGTGGAGAGACAGTTTACATTAGTTTTGACACTTTAGTTAGAATCAGTGCTACACCAGCTCTCCCTCTGCCAGAAGGGGGTCACTGTGGTCAATGAGCATACTTCCCTGGAAACTTTTGTTCAACAATATACCTTTTAGGTTCGTCCTTAGACAAAAAATAACTAACTCCCCTTTGTATGATAGCAGTAAAGGGATAGTAACTtacctctctcttttttttagattttatatcATCAGCACTGCTGGAGAAACTGGATTTCCTCTTATTTCCTTCTGACTTCTCCCTGGGCTTATTGTTTTCACCCTCCTTCATCTTCTTATACTTTTTCATAAACTCAGAAATTAGTTCAGGACAATCCAAGTTCTTCTCAGGTTCCCAAGTATTGTGCTCTCTGAACAAAGACaataaagacaaaaggaaaagattGAGGGATGATGATAATGCCCTATTTTTACCCACTTAGTATCTCTGCAGAACCTAAAACTGATCAAGTGCCAgcaagctacatcctcagcccttttCAGTGCTAAAGCTTATTTTAAAGAGGACATGTAAGCAAAGGATAGAAATTTTATACATAGAGATTTAACAAGAGGCTTggggtatagttcagtggtaaggtacttgcctagcacatgtaaTGCcataggtttgatccccagctctgcagagaaaaaaaaaagatccaacaAATTTGAATGTGGATtttcactgaaggaagttgggAAAAAGTATGTCCACATGAAGTCATATAAAGAATTATAGCTGCTggggttggtggcacatgcctttaatcccagcacctgggaggctgaggcagccatATCcccaaatttgaggccagcctggtctacaaaatgagtttcaggacaaccaggttGAGGATTGTTAAATTATTACAGCAGCAGTATTATTTTGtgggctggggatcaaacctcaAACCAGGATTTTATGTCTGACCCACCACAGAGCTCCACCCTTAGCCCTATAGCAACATTTTAACAgccaaaatccaaaaacaaacctgaatgctcatcaactgatgaatgagtAAACAAAATGTGGCCCTATAAGGGAATAGTATtcagcaacaaaaagaaacaaaatacaacctaagaaaatataaaaaactatacactaagtttttttttaaaaaagacacaagaaaagatactctttcttttggattttctgaCATGTCCAAGTAAGATACATTTTAGAGACATGAAGTGGATTAGACTGAGAAAATGTTCTGAAGTGGGAGTTTGCTAACAGTCTCACAAGTCTATAAATACCgaccaaaagacaaaaataaacaaacacaattgagtcaggtatggtggtgaagacttaattccagcactcaggagtttgaggctagggctacacagagaaaccctgtctcaaaaaaacaaaagacctatgtcaaagataaaacaaaaaacatcaattGTAcaatgttgtggatatcgctctgtataaataaattgctgattggccagtagccaggcaagaagtataggcaggacaagcagagagaattctgggaagtggaaggctgagacagagagacgctgtctgctgccatgatgagaagcagatgttaagatactggtaagccacaagctatgtggcaaggtatagatttatagaaatgggttgatttaagatagaagaactagggttggggatttagctcggtggtagagcaattgcctaccaagcacaaggccctgagttcgatcctcagctccaaaaaaaaaaaagatagaactagataacaagaagcctgccgcggccatacagcttgtaagcaatataagactgtgtgtttacttggttgggtatgAGTGGCTGTGGAGCTGGTGGgtgagaaatttgtcctgaccatgggccaggtaggaccaggaaaactctggCAACAGTACAGTATCAGTgggtgaccttttttttttttctgtcatggaactcactctgtagaccaagctgaccttgaactaagagagctgcctgcctctgtctcctaagtgctgggactaaaagcatacACCATCACCAGGAGTGGGTGACTCTTAGGGTACATAAATTATACTGTAATAACCCTTTTTAAAACTCCCaatttggggactggagagatggctcagtggttaagagtgcttgttactcttacagaggacctcaacatctctaactccagttctagggactctaatgccttctggcctccacaggcacctgcccAGCATtcacacaccccacacagacacatataggcagatacacacacacaaaattaaaaaaaaaaatccttagaaacaacaaaaaacaaacccaatctACAAGGTAGGCATCTAGCTCAGCAGTAAGCATGCTTGTTCAGTCATAAACCAGGTTCCATGAGTTCAAACCCTTGCACAACTTTTTCCCAATGAAAAAGCCCAACTATAAAAGCTTAATTAAGTGCCATAAGTGTGATTTCATACATACCATCAGTTGCCTGT
Coding sequences within it:
- the Cbx5 gene encoding chromobox protein homolog 5 isoform X2, with protein sequence MGKKTKRTADSSSSEDEEEYVVEKVLDRRMVKGQVEYLLKWKGFSEEHNTWEPEKNLDCPELISEFMKKYKKMKEGENNKPREKSEGNKRKSSFSSSADDIKSKKKREQSNDIARGFERGLEPEKIIGATDSCGDLMFLMKWKDTDEADLVLAKEANVKCPQIVIAFYEERLTWHAYPEDAENKEKESSKS
- the Cbx5 gene encoding chromobox protein homolog 5 isoform X1, which encodes MGLVLTQRSDLNCSAPGNSKEEPGGHSPSGGSTCDMGKKTKRTADSSSSEDEEEYVVEKVLDRRMVKGQVEYLLKWKGFSEEHNTWEPEKNLDCPELISEFMKKYKKMKEGENNKPREKSEGNKRKSSFSSSADDIKSKKKREQSNDIARGFERGLEPEKIIGATDSCGDLMFLMKWKDTDEADLVLAKEANVKCPQIVIAFYEERLTWHAYPEDAENKEKESSKS